The Prevotella sp. oral taxon 299 str. F0039 genome has a segment encoding these proteins:
- a CDS encoding isochorismatase family protein codes for MNAKNSVANSSQNTTLVVVDCQYDFCNPQGSLYVPGAEKAVDNVLAYLQSHPNINEVIFTVDWHNAKDGSFKAQGGPWPPHCIRFSKGSQIDERLIQACLDKNIPYQVIRKGEVIETEEYGAFQKITPAVKGKRTLCTMTDKVTSANTNFVICGVAGDYCVLETLKNLLKGGLHVDVYTNGVASIDKGEKLSSYIKEKNLKVVNN; via the coding sequence CACAACATTAGTTGTGGTTGATTGCCAATATGATTTTTGCAATCCACAAGGTAGTTTGTATGTTCCAGGAGCCGAAAAGGCAGTAGATAATGTTTTAGCTTATTTGCAATCGCATCCAAACATCAATGAAGTGATCTTCACAGTAGATTGGCATAATGCTAAAGATGGCTCGTTTAAGGCACAAGGAGGGCCATGGCCTCCACATTGTATACGTTTTTCTAAAGGCTCACAAATAGATGAACGCCTTATACAAGCATGTCTTGATAAAAATATTCCTTATCAAGTTATTCGCAAAGGAGAGGTGATAGAGACAGAAGAATATGGTGCATTTCAAAAGATTACACCTGCAGTTAAGGGCAAAAGAACCCTTTGCACTATGACAGATAAGGTAACTTCTGCAAATACGAATTTTGTTATTTGCGGTGTCGCAGGCGACTATTGTGTTTTAGAAACACTTAAGAATCTTCTAAAAGGTGGCTTACACGTTGATGTTTACACTAATGGTGTGGCTTCTATTGATAAGGGTGAGAAGTTGTCTTCATATATAAAAGAAAAGAATTTGAAGGTTGTAAATAACTAA
- the cdaA gene encoding diadenylate cyclase CdaA — protein sequence MPFEFGIKDIIDIFSVALMLFYVYRLMKESRSLNIFSGIMVFIVIWLFVSKILSMRLLGSILDKLVSVGVLALIILFQEEIRKFLYSLGGHERIKLLTRYFMPSNKNEEDKEMILPLVMACMNMARGKVGALIVLERSAPLNDIADTGEKIDARISQRLIENIFFKNSPLHDGAILISKKRVKAAGCILPVSHNKDIPKSLGLRHRSALGISQSSDALAIVVSEETGNISIAIKGEFKLRLSAEELERVLAYEMSGQ from the coding sequence ATGCCTTTTGAGTTCGGAATAAAAGATATAATAGATATTTTTTCAGTAGCTTTGATGTTATTTTATGTTTATAGATTGATGAAAGAAAGTCGTTCTTTAAACATATTTAGCGGGATAATGGTGTTCATTGTCATCTGGCTTTTCGTGAGTAAGATACTCTCTATGCGCCTTCTTGGTTCGATATTAGATAAACTTGTTAGCGTAGGAGTGCTGGCTTTGATTATTCTTTTTCAAGAAGAAATACGCAAATTCTTATATTCTTTAGGTGGACATGAACGTATAAAATTACTCACACGCTATTTTATGCCATCTAATAAGAATGAAGAAGACAAAGAAATGATATTGCCTTTGGTAATGGCTTGCATGAATATGGCTCGTGGAAAGGTTGGGGCTTTAATCGTACTTGAACGCAGTGCACCCTTAAATGACATTGCAGACACAGGTGAAAAGATTGACGCAAGAATAAGCCAACGCCTCATTGAGAATATTTTCTTTAAGAACTCACCTCTTCATGATGGTGCCATACTCATCTCTAAGAAAAGAGTTAAAGCAGCAGGTTGTATCCTTCCTGTTTCTCATAATAAAGATATTCCAAAGTCATTAGGGCTTCGTCATCGCTCAGCACTTGGAATTTCACAAAGTAGTGACGCTCTTGCGATAGTTGTTTCTGAAGAAACAGGCAACATATCTATAGCAATAAAAGGTGAATTTAAGCTACGTTTGTCTGCCGAAGAGCTTGAAAGAGTTCTCGCTTATGAGATGAGTGGACAATAA